One Echeneis naucrates chromosome 1, fEcheNa1.1, whole genome shotgun sequence DNA segment encodes these proteins:
- the dctd gene encoding deoxycytidylate deaminase, producing MEEANPSSSAVSARNITRKRDDYLEWPEYFMAVAFLSAQRSKDPSTQVGACIVNQENKIVGIGYNGMPTGCDDDLLPWSRSADDRLDTKYPYVCHAELNAIMNKNSTDVKGCSMYVALFPCNECAKLIIQAGIKEVVFFCDKYHDTVEMTASRRLLDMAGVSYRQFKPKRNEIVIDFNSINHPGMLKSTTK from the exons ATGGAAGAAGCTAACCCGTCAAGCTCTGCTGTGTCCGCCAG AAACATAACCAGGAAGAGAGATGATTACCTGGAATGGCCGGAATACTTCATGGCTGTAGCTTTTCTGTCAGCACAAAGGAGTAAAGACCCAAGCACACAG GTTGGGGCTTGCATAGTGAACCAGGAGAACAAGATAGTCGGCATTGGTTACAATGGAATGCCTACTGGATGCGATGATGACCTACTACCGTGGTCACGGTCTGCTGATGACCGACTTGACACAAAATACCCCTATG TGTGCCATGCAGAGCTGAATGCcattatgaataaaaacagcactgATGTGAAAGGCTGCAGCATGTATGTGGCTTTGTTCCCCTGCAATGAATGTGCCAAGCTCATCATCCAGGCAG GTATCAAGGAAGTGGTATTTTTCTGCGACAAGTACCATGACACAGTGGAGATGACTGCCTCCAGAAGGCTGCTTGACATGGCAGGGGTTAGTTACAG GCAGTTCAAGCCCAAGAGGAATGAGATTGTTATTGATTTTAATTCCATTAACCACCCTGGAATGCTGAAGAGCACAACCAAGTGA